The DNA window TGTTCACGCCTCTTCTTTTCCCATGACGTGAGCTGAATCTCTCCTGGATGCAACGTGGTTTGATTTTGGCAGGTTTCGGCTGGAATTCGCTTTCTTTTCTGTGGGCTTCGGTTGGTGATGCTTCTTATGTTCCTGCTGATTGAGAGGGGTCATTTACGCCTCTCTCTCAGTTTCTTATGGGGTCTGGGCGAGCTGGGTTTCATTCAGATTGGGTCTCCTTTGGGTTTGTTCAGACTCCTCTGGAGCAGCGTTGCTGGGATTTTCCAGCGGCTTGGGGATCAAGAGGATCCTTTGTTTTTCTATTGTGGCTGCGTTCAACTCTGCTCGATTGTAGCTGTTGGCTTGGAAAAGATGGCTCGTATCACCCTAAAAATGATACTCCAGCACTGACTTAACATAGAATGATGACATTCTGCTGCTATCGTGTTGATGGGAAGCAAACCTTTTTTTGGTATGCATTTCATTCATCAGCAGTTGCATCTTAAAAATCCAAATACATGGGACGCACAAGCTATTGGGATTTTATCTTGTAGCTGtaacaatataatttattctATGAATCTAGTTTTTAATATGCTCAAAGTCATCAGAACGCCAAGTCCAGGAACATAACAAGGCAAGTATGTCCCGTTAAAATGTGAAACAGGCACGATAATCTGCCACAACATCATCTTAAGTTACAAACACACAAAAGCCAAATACTAGCTCCTCATATTCCATTAAGGGTAACCACAACTTTACGCGCAGTAGGGTGGTCCCGGTGCTCACACAGCCATATTCCCTGAACCAGAACAGTAAATATAAGAAGGGAATTGTTATCAATACTGTACTGCAATGTTAGAGATAAAATGTGTGGAGGTCAATGCACACTATTACAGCCTCAAATTACCTAGTATTCGTTAACATTGGAAAGCCTAGTTAATAAGATATCTCAATTCCAagcaatttctttcttaattgaaagaaaaggaaaagatatcTCAATTCCGAAAAAAAGATGTTCCATTCTACATGCTTtcaaaacatttcaaaacattaatttgatgtaCTGGTTCAGCACAACATATTATTCTCAATAATGGTCGTTCTATAACCATATGAAGTATAAACCAACGAATACCAGCGTGGCAACAAAAAGCTAAGCATTTCttatcaaacaaaacaagaagaggAAGCCGAGCATCAACAACTACTTGTGCAATTGAAGCATTCAGACCacctattatttataattaaaatggaAAACATCTGTTAATAATGCATGTACATGACTGAGCATCAGCTCGTGATCATGACACAATTCCAAGGAATCCAAAAGAAAGGATGTTCACAAACCTGCCAAGTGCCCATATTAAGCTTTCCATCAGTGATTGGAATCCTGCACAGGAATAGAAACTACGTAaatgaaagaatatatattaaaaaaaaaaacaggagtaAATAAAGTATGAGTAGCAAGTATTCGCACGTTAGGGAACATCCGAACATTGATGATTTAATGTGTGCCGGCATGTCATCTGGACCTGCAAAAGTGTTAAATGCAGAGATTGATTAGTATAGGTGgataaatttcaaattagaCGAGATCAGAAACATAAATAGTAGTACTTTCACAACCCCTCTTCTATATCTATTTAGTTGCTGGACGAgggaattaataaaaagaaaattcattgcATTTAAAAATTGAGGACAAAAACAGAAACACTGACCTTCGAGGGTATGCTTCCAAGGAGCAGATCTTCCCTGAAAACATAGGAAATAAAGGAAAGTAAGAAGGAGAGTCCAAAGACTGAATCTTGTTGGTaaatgaaagagaaaggaaaaggagggGGGGTGTTTACCTCAGGAACAATTTTGTTGAGGAAAGTCTCGGTGTCATCTCGGACATCAGAGTCGTAATTCTCATTGATAGTAAGAGAGGCGCTTGTGTGATGCACTGAAATAGAAATATTCATTAGACATACATCATCGAaacaatgaataataaaacaaaaaatgaggCTTTTTTCACTTACAGAAGAGATGAGCAAGGCCGCACTTGAATTCTGACAAGTCACTCCCAATTTCGTTCAGTAtctatgttttataataataagggAAAATCAATTAGTTAATTGGAAAGTATAAGCATGGctatattattgttgttgttcttgttaGTAGTAGTAGGTAAAGAAACAACactaaacaaattttaatttttttcattaattgaaTATACTAGCTAGTATCCTCATCAAAAAAGAAATCTCTCTTGAATCCAACTAAAAAATCTCGATgcgaagagaagaagaaacctTTGGGGTAATAAGATGACAGCCACGGCGGTGTGGGGGCAGAGTAATAGTCTTCTGGGCCCACTTGGGAGCAGAGGTAGCCATGGAATCGGAGAAGGAAGGCTTTGCTGTGTAGAGCGAGCTGACACGAAGCACctgaggcggaggaggaggacgAGGCGAGGAGGAGAAAAGCATTGAAGAAGAGATGGAGGACATGGTTGGTTGAAGAAAGCCCACTTCAGTCCCCCTCAAGACAGACTGGAAAGCCACAGAGTTGGTTTCTGATGCCAGAAGAAGAGCCCAAGTTGGGAGCCTGTTTCTGTGGCTGTTGTCCTTCACTtcactttatttaaaaatggtgttaatacaatataaatatttcttggTCGGAGAAAGCCCACTTCAGTCCTCCTCAAGACAGTAGGTTGGTTTCTGATGCCAGAAGAAGAGCCCAAAATTGGGAGCCTGTTTCTgtggttgtttttatttaaaaatattgtttttattaattatattatttttaatattgagttgataaagaattataattatatttttttttatgaaacattATATATTGCTATAGAGTATTTctctgcatatttttttatttttttttatgattatttccacaaaaaaatttattgattttatttttttaatattaaactggttaaaaatttatctttatagttttttcttttaaaacattgtggaatGCAACCGAtttcttcatataattttttttattttttctacaaaCCTACAATAACACACAAGCATGGCCCGCGACATCTCACAAGCATATCATCTAGTTTTTCACTAAATTTTGTTAACACTCCATTTGATGATTCAtattttacaatatattttttaaaaatacaaaaaatacaaaaaatatacataacTTCTCATTCTCCCCCTCTCATTTTCCAGCAGCGCCCGCCCGCTCGTACCTttccaaaacacaaacaaaacgggaaaaaaaaaaaaaaaaaagacttctctctctttcctcttcACTATTCATTATCATCctttaaaaatctcaaaactctAAAACTTTAGTCACTGTCTCACTAAAGAAAATTCTGGAATTGACCCTTCAAGATCTATAATTTTACCCTTctaccttcattttttttattattattattcagcTTGTGTTCGGGATGCCATGGCAcccatcatcaataaaaaataatgttagatatggaaatgttaaaaataattaaatacaataaatgAGGACTACAGAAGCAATaactttgaatgaaaaaaaatcgacgtgcaaacaaatatcataaaaaggACCGAATGATTCTTTTTCGATTATCttttctttgacatgatatgaTGCTATTTTATTGCAAtaaaatttacttatttttttattagttgtatAGAATAATAGTATTATATCTGTAcgtagtaatatttttttttttttcagagcagttctatttttgtgtttttctttttttattagctttCCCTCGCTTCACTCTCACCCTTCTTGCTCGCTCTATCATGGCATCCCACTACCTTGGTCCTCGTCATTCCCTCCCCCTTGAAGAATTTCCTTATCCCCAAGGGTCGACTTCCAGGAACTGAAAATTCTTTAAGCTCCAGAACATGGAAAGTTTTGTTTGTCAGGAAATATATTCGTGTCTAAATATGGAATAATTAATATCAGCTAACTATACTACAGCAAAAGccttattcaatatatataataaaaagaattctcgaatcaatttatatgttaattaaaactaaattccTAATATGGAATAATATCAGCTAACTacactaatttttgtttttaaagcgGCTGCGGCTGCTTTTACGAGCAGTAGGAAAACTGAACTACGACAATTTCGAAAACACGACCAAATGATTTGTGTGCAACGGAGTAAAATCTTCGTGCCAATCTTACATCACCTTCCGATCTATGACTCCCTATGACTCTCTTTCCCTTACTGCCAAACTTTCAGGCGTCCCACAAGCAGCCACTCTTATCGCCTCCATCAATCACATCTCCTCCGAAAATGCCTCCATTCCCACCACCTCCCAGGTCGTGGTTCCCGTCAACTGCTCCTGTTATGCCCGTCAATATTACCAGCACAACGTCAACTACACACTCAAGCACGGATACGAAACTTCACGGTGGCCAACCAGTGGCGGAGCCACAATGGAGATTAAGGGGGCAATtcccccttaatttttttttttttaaatattttttatattagaattttaatataataacttaataagtttaatttattttattaactactaaaacaagtttttttaaaaaaaaaattattgttcctgCCTCTCTTTCTTCTGTAAAACTTCTCTTCAAGTCctaaactattaattaattaagtaacttctttatgctttatattttaggtgagtttcctttgttttttctatttatttcattgtttaattttagttttattccttaataattagttattaaaaatgttagagtttatgataatttatggatttgttaaattaatatgtgtatggataatattatatgcatataaatatgaattaaaatgagttttgatgaattaatatgtattttgttatgaatttcatatgaaaaatgatggtgATCAACTTACTagtgattaaaaatgaagtactgaacaactcaaaaaattaggaacacaataaaaaaattaaaaaaatatatattaatatttatatttaactcACCTGTATAAAACAACAAGTCAACAAAGAATTGTTGTGAATAATTTCACTAATCCCTggaagatttagaaatagataaatgaaagtttaattgtatatattgagaaagaatatctttaataaaattaaaaatgaagtcattatgaagcagttttaaaataaaaaaactcgaaaaaaataattataatgtaagtttttttattttaaaaatattcttaaattaattttgcttgagATGAGTTAGAATatgcattttaaattaatttctctatatataacaaatgtctatataatatataatattaaatatttgttaataatttactttctaattacaaatttttttagctCCGCCACTGTGGCCAACAACACCTACCAAGGCCTCACCACTTGCCAGTCCTCGATATCTCAGAACCCCTATGTTTTTCTGAATCTGACCGCGGGACTCATTCTCCAGAAACCCCTGAGGTGTGCTTGCCCAACTTCCAACCAGAATGCTTTAGGGGTTAAATACTTACTCACCTACATGGTCAACTGGGCAATTCCATCTCTTACAAGTTACAATCCCCGGTTGTTCGGTGTCGACCATCAGAGGCTGTTTGACGCAAACATGCTGTCGTCCTCCAGTGTCATTTTCCCCTTCACTTCTGGTTCCTTTGACCGCTGAGACCACCAAAATTGAACATATCGGCAGTCCCTCCGCTTGCCCTACCTCGCAGACTCCCATTGCCCCCCTCCCCCAGCTCTTCCGATCACAATCGGGTGCATGCGGGTGTTGGGATAGGTGCTGATTTGCTCGTTCTTGTATTTGCGATCTTTGGATTTCTGTTTTGGTACCGCAAATCTCTCAGTACAAGCCCGTCTCCACTTCAAAACCCAACACACTGCCAATCTTTTAAGGGCGATACAGCTGCTGTCAAGGTCATGAAAGGGGATGTCTCTAACGAGATTGACATTTTGAAGATGATCAATAACTCCAACGTCATTAGGCTCTCTGGTTTCTGCGTACATGAGGTCAACACTCACCTTGTTTATCAGTTCACAGAGAATGGCTCTCTCGCTGATTGGCTTCTATCTAACAACAAATACCGAAGCCTTGCATGGAAGCAGATAATTCAGATTGCCTACGACGTGGCTGATGCCCTCAATTACCTTCTCAACTACACCAACCCTCCCTATATCCAGAAAAACTTGAAGACCAGCAATATTCTTTTGGATGCCAATTTGAGAGCCAAGCTTGCTGATTTCGGGCTGGCAATAACTCTGGAAAATGACCAAGACGGTGGATTTCAATCGACAAGGCACGATAGTGGGTACTCAAAGTTATATGGCACCTTGAATACATCAAAAATGGAGTCCGCCCCGAAATTAGATGTTCTTGCATCTGGGGTTGTTATGTTGGAGCTCTTATCTGGGAAGGAAGCGGGAAGGAAGCAGCTGCAGCCGCTATTGAAAAGAGTTCAGGTGATGAGTTGCTCTCTGTAACGATAGTGCGTGTGCTTGAGGTAGACAACGTGAGAGAGAGACTCTCTGGCTTCCTATACCCCTTGGATCTAGCCTTCCCAATGGCCCAGCAGGCTAAAAGCTGTGTCTATCATGATCTCAATACAAGAGCTTCAATAACTCAAGTTTTCATGATATTGTCCAAGTTCCTCTCGTCTTCATTCGACTGGGATCCATCCGATGAGCTTGATCGCTCTACGCCTTTAGGCTAGGGAAGCTAGATCAACAACAGCACATTTCATGCCAACGTATTAA is part of the Populus trichocarpa isolate Nisqually-1 chromosome 2, P.trichocarpa_v4.1, whole genome shotgun sequence genome and encodes:
- the LOC7474534 gene encoding uncharacterized protein LOC7474534 isoform X1 yields the protein MSSISSSMLFSSSPRPPPPPQVLRVSSLYTAKPSFSDSMATSAPKWAQKTITLPPHRRGCHLITPKILNEIGSDLSEFKCGLAHLFLHHTSASLTINENYDSDVRDDTETFLNKIVPEGRSAPWKHTLEGPDDMPAHIKSSMFGCSLTFYSCAGFQSLMESLIWALGREYGCVSTGTTLLRVKLWLPLMEYEELVFGFCVFVT
- the LOC7474534 gene encoding uncharacterized protein LOC7474534 isoform X2, translating into MSSISSSMLFSSSPRPPPPPQVLRVSSLYTAKPSFSDSMATSAPKWAQKTITLPPHRRGCHLITPKILNEIGSDLSEFKCGLAHLFLHHTSASLTINENYDSDVRDDTETFLNKIVPEGRSAPWKHTLEGPDDMPAHIKSSMFGCSLTIPITDGKLNMGTWQGIWLCEHRDHPTARKVVVTLNGI